In one Paramisgurnus dabryanus chromosome 21, PD_genome_1.1, whole genome shotgun sequence genomic region, the following are encoded:
- the LOC135775616 gene encoding uncharacterized protein gives MSSRLSPNNIRSSIFIKPYQHFNANVMYNLERIPETSLDKLQTNGCRNITNSDGTCKDKVSKKKIILHFDLNNTILVSDAVTRLGSVTALEYFLTTVTWGRMTKGKWEWLSDSPSLLQPCDGAVTYYSQFGRVAGFTTAGPGRRFRKVLEEHLELLRWPSHLREDKELSVKGEDGKLYHWILPSFFQMLQDLTLEGVDFSIIFRTFGADLPRVLTAVRRAVEQGSHPLFPDLPALKLKVNVTAGRIRCSGKGAVLTRGEERVATQEGEGLVYQYLSSAEGLSGFQDHFDWWARNTYSILGGKPLWIDPFDSKVQHIFIDDNIRQNDEDTIVHPKVFLDPEGLQTRTASTSELYDLCLVQNDLLKAISDPGYFTQRILICIENYEGNVQKG, from the exons ATGAGCAGTCGCTTATCCCCAAATAACATTAGATCGTCTATCTTCATTAAGCCATACCAACATTTTAACGCTAACGTTATGTATAACTTGGAGAGGATACCTGAAACAAGTTTGGATAAACTCCAAACCAATGGATGCAGAAATATCACGAACTCTGACGGGACATGTAAAGATAAAGTCTcgaagaaaaaaattattcttcaCTTTGACCTCAACAACACAATCCTCGTGTCTGACGCAGTCACGAGACTAGGCTCTGTAACTGCTCTGGAATACTTTCTGACTACGGTGACCTGGGGGCGCATGACAAAAG GAAAATGGGAGTGGTTGTCAGATTCGCCCTCTCTACTTCAGCCGTGTGATGGTGCTGTCACATACTACTCCCAGTTTGGCAGGGTTGCAGGCTTTACCACAGCAGGCCCTGGTCGACGGTTCCGAAAGGTCCTGGAGGAACACCTGGAACTCCTTCGATGGCCGTCACACTTGCGTGAAGACAAAGAGCTGTCTGTTAAGGGAGAAGATGGGAAGCTGTACCATTGGatccttccttccttcttcCAGATGCTGCAGGACTTGACATTAGAAGGTGTGGACTTCTCCATCATTTTCCGGACCTTTGGCGCAGACCTCCCTAGGGTTCTGACCGCTGTCCGACGTGCTGTTGAGCAGGGGTCTCATCCGCTCTTTCCCGACCTCCCGGCTCTGAAG TTGAAAGTGAATGTAACTGCTGGGCGGATCAGGTGCAGTGGTAAGGGTGCAGTGCTGACACGTGGAGAGGAGCGCGTGGCCACGCAAGAAGGGGAGGGGCTTGTGTACCAGTACCTGAGCTCGGCTGAGGGTCTGAGTGGCTTTCAGGACCACTTTGACTG GTGGGCACGTAACACTTACTCCATTTTAGGAGGTAAACCGCTTTGGATTGACCCTTTCGACTCCAAGGTTCAGCATATCTTCATTGATGATAATATTCGACAAAATGACGAGGACACTATCGTCCACCCAAAG GTGTTTTTGGACCCAGAGGGATTACAGACTCGAACAGCCTCAACATCGGAGCTGTATGATCTTTGCCTGGTCCAGAACGATCTGTTGAAGGCCATTTCTGACCCGGGATATTTTACCCAACGCATCCTGATCTGCATAGAGAATTATGAGGGGAATGTTCAAAAGGGGTAG